A window of the Phragmites australis chromosome 20, lpPhrAust1.1, whole genome shotgun sequence genome harbors these coding sequences:
- the LOC133901729 gene encoding uncharacterized protein LOC133901729 produces MRAISSAAGGMLRAQLRGAARVRGGGEGAGRWTTPGHEGRPKGYLFSRPPPPPGESRKWEDWELPCYVTSFLTVVILGVGLNAKPDLTLETWAHQKALERLQQQELAAAAAHAE; encoded by the coding sequence ATGCGGGCGATCTCGTCGGCGGCGGGTGGGATGCTGCGGGCGCAGCTGCGCGGGGCGGCGCGCGTCCGCGGCGGTGGCGAGGGGGCCGGACGCTGGACGACGCCGGGGCACGAGGGGCGGCCCAAGGGGTACCTCTTcagccggccgccgccgccgccgggggaGTCGCGGAAGTGGGAGGACTGGGAGCTGCCCTGCTACGTCACCTCCTTCCTCACCGTCGTCATCCTCGGCGTCGGGCTCAACGCCAAGCCCGACCTCACCCTCGAGACCTGGGCGCACCAGAAGGCGCTCGAGCGCCTCCAGCAgcaggagctcgccgccgccgccgcccacgccGAGTGA